From a region of the Takifugu flavidus isolate HTHZ2018 chromosome 18, ASM371156v2, whole genome shotgun sequence genome:
- the LOC130515080 gene encoding serine/threonine-protein kinase WNK1-like isoform X8, with protein MRRMLPRAAEQDGEGEEPTVPDPPVHAPELGHHRDASSESGEEAADVFSRSSGGRLPWQPSKKEQDRDEEEMQAVASSPDGRFLKFNIEIGRGSFKTVYRGLDTETTVEVAWCELQTFRLNRAERRRFSEEVEMLKALQHPNIVRFFDSWKSSVRGHKCTILVTELMTSGTLKTYLRRFRQMKLKLLQRWSFQILKGLQFLHSRRPPILHRDLKCDNVFITGPSASVKIGDLGLATLKKASFVKSVIGTPEFMAPEMYEEKYDEAVDVYAFGMCILEMATSEYPYSECRNAAQIYRKVTSGTKPDSFYKVKVPELKEIIEGCIRTRSCERFTIQDLLDHRFFREQLGVRVDLAEDDDGSKSALKLWLRMGHNKKLHGKYKDHNAIEFLFEIYKDVPEEVAQEMVVLGFLSEADYKLVAKAIRHRVTAIKHHREKQQRLKDGGPDHAPKTTQPARPDPPSSTCAPAAEILTNQATPTAPGTSSVVSSLSSPMDPGTSDTSRRMEANEDDSVSKARSRAKVSGGGAAAPAHWTRLKLRPPTPPRSALLPWPRTAPVPSRLQPLRGPGLRPQVPPCPSCASLRSVAPSCTPACCRPITAVGKVMGSMNERSITRGQSVWVTPRLPPAEHRGLPAREGRAPASASGFSSPADSCASDVTSGLSDGADGPSEKAPRDLSPRAPKQFKRRARSRLRITGVSHLLDRVVECQLQTHDNKVVTFKFDLDGDGPDDIASVMVHRDFILPAERGGFIARMNDIIQRAESMMPQQQPDGAHVAEPDSPTASEAATPSSTGLTRTSSSSSLPVHLFVSDIADSDSSQLKAADFYIDSEATPPVRPLRSQSFHSSTASGHQTTEPLQLQDSAPPSLLLLPPQAPLTVAPPTNNLPRVLSNPSLLRQSPGPPPAPAPPPAPPPAPPPAPPPPPPPPAPPPPAPPPPPPPPPPPAPPPPPAPPPAPAPPLWPPPLFSLANAISLAVSVAHSFRPPPGTSNQGFLPQSPSPTCAPPQATLSPPLSPSLGSTFDPTSPTSFSGPFSPYPPYSAPIPQTAPTPSRQEALPHWALGTTQTPSHQRKESSSLPPHEPAPPTGPSTPSETSGVKEEDSAPHRVTSSSPPPLSPGPEGKQKDFTVGRFQVTPFKAPPTDHSHPRPPHQVTPFKAPPTDHSHPRPPHQVMPIPHSPPASSQSESSESSAEEQGQTGGSITSVPSPGHLLGYHDNQRVEQQDRREEEAGEGSADGWATNNQFNQWWNRSAPLISSEESDSDLEEMWAELHELRESPGVQVQRLLSCQTPGGGAKPAGQSKTRD; from the exons ATGAGAAGAATGCTGCCCCGCGCTGCTGAGCAGGACggcgagggggaggagcctaCGGTCCCGGACCCTCCGGTCCACGCTCCGGAACTGGGCCACCATCGGGACGCCAGTTCGGAATCAGGGGAAGAGGCCGCTGACGTGTTCTCCCGCTCCAGCGGGGGCCGGTTACCCTGGCAACCAAGCAAAAAGGAGCAGGAccgtgatgaggaggagatgcagGCGGTGGCGTCCTCCCCCGATGGACGGTTCCTCAAATTCAACATCGAGATTGGCCGAGGGTCCTTCAAGACGGTCTACCGAGGCCTGGACACCGAGACCACCGTGGAGGTGGCCTGGTgcgagctgcag ACGTTTCGGCTGAACAGGGCGGAGCGCCGGAGGTTcagcgaggaggtggagatgctgAAGGCGCTGCAGCATCCCAACATCGTGCGGTTCTTCGACTCCTGGAAGTCGTCAGTCCGGGGCCACAAGTGCACCATCCTGGTGACAGAGCTCATGACGTCTGGGACCCTGAAGAC GTACCTCCGCAGGTTCCGCcagatgaagctgaagctgctgcagcgctggaGCTTCCAGATCCTGAAGGGGCTGCAGTTCCTGCACTCACGCCGCCCCCCCATCCTGCACCGAGACCTCAAGTGCGACAACGTCTTCATCACTGGGCCGAGTGCGTCGGTAAAGATCGGCGACCTGGGCCTGGCCACGCTCAAGAAGGCCTCGTTCGTGAAGAGCGTCATCG GAACTCCAGAGTTCATGGCTCCGGAGATGTACGAGGAGAAGTACGACGAGGCCGTGGATGTTTATGCCTTTGGCATGTGCATCCTGGAGATGGCGACGTCTGAGTACCCATATTCCGAGTGCCGGAACGCTGCCCAGATCTACCGTAAAGTTACCAGC gGAACCAAACCAGACAGCTTCTATAAAGTGAAGGTTCCTGAGCTGAAGGAGATCATCGAAGGCTGCATCCGGACCAGGAGCTGCGAGAG GTTCACCATTCAGGATCTGCTGGATCACCGGTTCTTTCGGGAGCAGCTGGGGGTCCGTGTGGACCTGGCTGAGGACGACGATGGCTCGAAGTCAGCTCTGAAGCTCTGGCTCCGGATGGGCCACAACAAGAAGCTTCACGGCAAATATAAAGATCACAACGCCATCGAGTTCCTGTTCGAGATCTACAAAGACGTCCCCGAGGAGGTGGCCCAGGAGATG GTGGTGCTCGGCTTTCTGAGCGAGGCCGACTACAAGTTGGTTGCCAAGGCGATCAGGCACCGAGTGACAGCCATAAAGCATCATCGGGAGAAACAGCAGCGCCTGAAGGACGGTGGGCCCGACCACGCCCCCAAAACCACCCAACCCGCCCGTCCAGACCCACCCTCCTCCACATGTGCTCCAGCTGCTGAGATCCTGACCAATCAG GCCACGCCCACGGCGCCGGGCACATCGTCAGTGGTGTCGTCCCTCAGCAGCCCAATGGATCCTGGGACCAGCGACACGTCCAGGAGGATGGAGGCCAATGAAGACGACAGTGTGTCCAAAGCCAGGTCGCGAGCCAAAG tgtccggggggggggcagcagctccGGCGCACTGGACGCGCCTGAAACTGCGCCCTCCAACGCCGCCCCGCTCAGCCCTGCTCCCGTGGCCCAGGACAGCCCCCGTCCCCAGCCGGCTCCAGCCCCTCCGGGGACCTGGCCTCCGTCCACAGGTCCCCCCCTGCCCTTCCTGCGCTTCCCTACGGTCGGTTGCTCCATCATGCACGCCGGCCTGCTGTCGTCCAATCACAGCAGTCGGCAAAGTGATGGGATCAATGAATGAAAGATCAATCACACGGGGACAGAGTGTGTGGGTGACGCCACGTTTGCCCCCTGCAGAGCATCGCGGTCTCCCAGCGCGGGAGGGCCGGGCCCCGGCCTCGGCCTCAGGCTTCTCCTCCCCCGCCGACAG CTGCGCCTCGGACGTGACCTCCGGTCTGAGCGACGGCGCCGACGGCCCGTCAGAGAAGGCCCCCCGGGACCTGAGCCCTCGGGCTCCCAAGCAGTTCAAGAGGAGAGCAAGGTCCCGTCTGAGGATCACAGGG GTGTCCCACCTGCTGGACCGTGTGGTGGAGTGCCAGCTCCAGACTCACGACAACAAGGTTGTGACATTCAAGTTCGACCTGGATGGCGACGGTCCGGACGACATTGCCTCCGTGATG gtcCACAGAGACTTCATCCTGCCAGCTGAGCGGGGGGGCTTCATTGCTCGCAtgaatgacatcatccagaGGGCGGAGTCTATGATGCCCCAACAGCAGCCCGACGGCGCTCACGTAGCAGAGCCAGACTCGCCGACGGCGTCGGAGGCCGCA ACACCGTCCTCCACAGGTCTGACCAGaacttcatcttcctcttcacttCCTG TTCATTTGTTCGTTTCAGACATCGCAGATTCCGACTCCTCCCAGCTGAAGGCAGCAGATTTCTACATTGACTCTGAAGCCACGCCCCCCGTGAGACCCCTGAGGTCTCAGTCCTTCCACTCCTCCACAG CTTCAGGCCACCAGACCACAGAacccctccagctccaggacTCTGCACCCCCatcgctgctcctcctcccccctcaggcTCCCCTCACTGTCGCACCTCCCACCAACAACCTGCCACGAGTCCTCAGTAACCCTTCCCTCCTCAGACAATCTCCAggccctcctcctgctcctgctcctcctcctgctcctcctcctgctcctcctcctgctcctcccccccctcctcctcctcctgctcctcctcctcctgctcctccccctcctcctccccctccccctcctcctgctcctcccccgcctcctgctcctccccctgctcctgctcctccactctGGCCCCCGCCCCTCTTCTCTCTGGCTAATGCTATTTCTCTAGCCGTGAGTGTTGCTCACTCCTTCAGGCCTCCACCAGGAACCTCTAACCAGGGTTTCCTCCCCCAGTCTCCATCTCCCACATGCGCCCCCCCCCAGGCtaccctctctcctcctctgtctccatctctgggTTCTACCTTTGACCCAACCAGtcccacctccttctctgggccATTCTCCCCTTATCCACCCTACAGTGCCCCCATACCTCAGacagcccccacccccagcagGCAGGAAGCGTTGCCCCATTGGGCACTGGGCACCACCCAG ACCCCCAGTCACCAGAGAAAGGAGAGCTCATCACTGCCCCCCCATG AACCTGCCCCCCCGACTGgacccagtactcccagtgaaaccagtggtGTGAAAGAAGAGGATTCAGCTCCACACAGA GTgacctcctccagcccccccccactgtcaccTGGGCCCGAGG GGAAGCAAAAAGACTTCACTGTTGGTCGGTTCCAGGTGACACCCTttaaagccccgcccactgaccACAGCCACCCACGCCCTCCCCATCAGGTGACACCCTttaaagccccgcccactgaccACAGCCACCCACGCCCTCCCCATCAGGTGATGCCCATTCCCCACTCGCCTCCAgcttccagccaatcagagagctcTGAGAGCAGCGCCGAGGAACAAGGCCAAACAGGGGGCAGCATCACCTCTGTTCCATCTCCCGGGCATCTTCtgggttaccatgacaaccagagagtggagcagcaggacaggagggaggaagaggcgggGGAGGGCTCTGCTGACGGCTGGGCCACAAACAACCAGTTCAACCAGTGGTGGAACCGCTCAGCACCTTTAATTAGTTCTGAGGAATCCGACAGCGACCTTGAGGAGATGTGGGCGGAGCTCCACGAGCTCCGTGAAAG TCCAGGAGTTCAAGTCCAACGTCTTCTCTCATGTCAGACACCTGGCGGAGGTGCAAAACCTGCAGGCCAATCAAAAACAAGAGATTGA
- the LOC130515080 gene encoding serine/threonine-protein kinase WNK1-like isoform X7 codes for MRRMLPRAAEQDGEGEEPTVPDPPVHAPELGHHRDASSESGEEAADVFSRSSGGRLPWQPSKKEQDRDEEEMQAVASSPDGRFLKFNIEIGRGSFKTVYRGLDTETTVEVAWCELQTFRLNRAERRRFSEEVEMLKALQHPNIVRFFDSWKSSVRGHKCTILVTELMTSGTLKTYLRRFRQMKLKLLQRWSFQILKGLQFLHSRRPPILHRDLKCDNVFITGPSASVKIGDLGLATLKKASFVKSVIGTPEFMAPEMYEEKYDEAVDVYAFGMCILEMATSEYPYSECRNAAQIYRKVTSGTKPDSFYKVKVPELKEIIEGCIRTRSCERFTIQDLLDHRFFREQLGVRVDLAEDDDGSKSALKLWLRMGHNKKLHGKYKDHNAIEFLFEIYKDVPEEVAQEMVVLGFLSEADYKLVAKAIRHRVTAIKHHREKQQRLKDGGPDHAPKTTQPARPDPPSSTCAPAAEILTNQATPTAPGTSSVVSSLSSPMDPGTSDTSRRMEANEDDSVSKARSRAKVSGGGAAAPAHWTRLKLRPPTPPRSALLPWPRTAPVPSRLQPLRGPGLRPQVPPCPSCASLRSVAPSCTPACCRPITAVGKVMGSMNERSITRGQSVWVTPRLPPAEHRGLPAREGRAPASASGFSSPADSCASDVTSGLSDGADGPSEKAPRDLSPRAPKQFKRRARSRLRITGVSHLLDRVVECQLQTHDNKVVTFKFDLDGDGPDDIASVMVHRDFILPAERGGFIARMNDIIQRAESMMPQQQPDGAHVAEPDSPTASEAATPSSTGLTRTSSSSSLPVHLFVSDIADSDSSQLKAADFYIDSEATPPVRPLRSQSFHSSTASGHQTTEPLQLQDSAPPSLLLLPPQAPLTVAPPTNNLPRVLSNPSLLRQSPGPPPAPAPPPAPPPAPPPAPPPPPPPPAPPPPAPPPPPPPPPPPAPPPPPAPPPAPAPPLWPPPLFSLANAISLAVSVAHSFRPPPGTSNQGFLPQSPSPTCAPPQATLSPPLSPSLGSTFDPTSPTSFSGPFSPYPPYSAPIPQTAPTPSRQEALPHWALGTTQTPSHQRKESSSLPPHEPAPPTGPSTPSETSGVKEEDSAPHRVTSSSPPPLSPGPEGKQKDFTVGRFQVTPFKAPPTDHSHPRPPHQVTPFKAPPTDHSHPRPPHQVMPIPHSPPASSQSESSESSAEEQGQTGGSITSVPSPGHLLGYHDNQRVEQQDRREEEAGEGSADGWATNNQFNQWWNRSAPLISSEESDSDLEEMWAELHELRESSPGVQVQRLLSCQTPGGGAKPAGQSKTRD; via the exons ATGAGAAGAATGCTGCCCCGCGCTGCTGAGCAGGACggcgagggggaggagcctaCGGTCCCGGACCCTCCGGTCCACGCTCCGGAACTGGGCCACCATCGGGACGCCAGTTCGGAATCAGGGGAAGAGGCCGCTGACGTGTTCTCCCGCTCCAGCGGGGGCCGGTTACCCTGGCAACCAAGCAAAAAGGAGCAGGAccgtgatgaggaggagatgcagGCGGTGGCGTCCTCCCCCGATGGACGGTTCCTCAAATTCAACATCGAGATTGGCCGAGGGTCCTTCAAGACGGTCTACCGAGGCCTGGACACCGAGACCACCGTGGAGGTGGCCTGGTgcgagctgcag ACGTTTCGGCTGAACAGGGCGGAGCGCCGGAGGTTcagcgaggaggtggagatgctgAAGGCGCTGCAGCATCCCAACATCGTGCGGTTCTTCGACTCCTGGAAGTCGTCAGTCCGGGGCCACAAGTGCACCATCCTGGTGACAGAGCTCATGACGTCTGGGACCCTGAAGAC GTACCTCCGCAGGTTCCGCcagatgaagctgaagctgctgcagcgctggaGCTTCCAGATCCTGAAGGGGCTGCAGTTCCTGCACTCACGCCGCCCCCCCATCCTGCACCGAGACCTCAAGTGCGACAACGTCTTCATCACTGGGCCGAGTGCGTCGGTAAAGATCGGCGACCTGGGCCTGGCCACGCTCAAGAAGGCCTCGTTCGTGAAGAGCGTCATCG GAACTCCAGAGTTCATGGCTCCGGAGATGTACGAGGAGAAGTACGACGAGGCCGTGGATGTTTATGCCTTTGGCATGTGCATCCTGGAGATGGCGACGTCTGAGTACCCATATTCCGAGTGCCGGAACGCTGCCCAGATCTACCGTAAAGTTACCAGC gGAACCAAACCAGACAGCTTCTATAAAGTGAAGGTTCCTGAGCTGAAGGAGATCATCGAAGGCTGCATCCGGACCAGGAGCTGCGAGAG GTTCACCATTCAGGATCTGCTGGATCACCGGTTCTTTCGGGAGCAGCTGGGGGTCCGTGTGGACCTGGCTGAGGACGACGATGGCTCGAAGTCAGCTCTGAAGCTCTGGCTCCGGATGGGCCACAACAAGAAGCTTCACGGCAAATATAAAGATCACAACGCCATCGAGTTCCTGTTCGAGATCTACAAAGACGTCCCCGAGGAGGTGGCCCAGGAGATG GTGGTGCTCGGCTTTCTGAGCGAGGCCGACTACAAGTTGGTTGCCAAGGCGATCAGGCACCGAGTGACAGCCATAAAGCATCATCGGGAGAAACAGCAGCGCCTGAAGGACGGTGGGCCCGACCACGCCCCCAAAACCACCCAACCCGCCCGTCCAGACCCACCCTCCTCCACATGTGCTCCAGCTGCTGAGATCCTGACCAATCAG GCCACGCCCACGGCGCCGGGCACATCGTCAGTGGTGTCGTCCCTCAGCAGCCCAATGGATCCTGGGACCAGCGACACGTCCAGGAGGATGGAGGCCAATGAAGACGACAGTGTGTCCAAAGCCAGGTCGCGAGCCAAAG tgtccggggggggggcagcagctccGGCGCACTGGACGCGCCTGAAACTGCGCCCTCCAACGCCGCCCCGCTCAGCCCTGCTCCCGTGGCCCAGGACAGCCCCCGTCCCCAGCCGGCTCCAGCCCCTCCGGGGACCTGGCCTCCGTCCACAGGTCCCCCCCTGCCCTTCCTGCGCTTCCCTACGGTCGGTTGCTCCATCATGCACGCCGGCCTGCTGTCGTCCAATCACAGCAGTCGGCAAAGTGATGGGATCAATGAATGAAAGATCAATCACACGGGGACAGAGTGTGTGGGTGACGCCACGTTTGCCCCCTGCAGAGCATCGCGGTCTCCCAGCGCGGGAGGGCCGGGCCCCGGCCTCGGCCTCAGGCTTCTCCTCCCCCGCCGACAG CTGCGCCTCGGACGTGACCTCCGGTCTGAGCGACGGCGCCGACGGCCCGTCAGAGAAGGCCCCCCGGGACCTGAGCCCTCGGGCTCCCAAGCAGTTCAAGAGGAGAGCAAGGTCCCGTCTGAGGATCACAGGG GTGTCCCACCTGCTGGACCGTGTGGTGGAGTGCCAGCTCCAGACTCACGACAACAAGGTTGTGACATTCAAGTTCGACCTGGATGGCGACGGTCCGGACGACATTGCCTCCGTGATG gtcCACAGAGACTTCATCCTGCCAGCTGAGCGGGGGGGCTTCATTGCTCGCAtgaatgacatcatccagaGGGCGGAGTCTATGATGCCCCAACAGCAGCCCGACGGCGCTCACGTAGCAGAGCCAGACTCGCCGACGGCGTCGGAGGCCGCA ACACCGTCCTCCACAGGTCTGACCAGaacttcatcttcctcttcacttCCTG TTCATTTGTTCGTTTCAGACATCGCAGATTCCGACTCCTCCCAGCTGAAGGCAGCAGATTTCTACATTGACTCTGAAGCCACGCCCCCCGTGAGACCCCTGAGGTCTCAGTCCTTCCACTCCTCCACAG CTTCAGGCCACCAGACCACAGAacccctccagctccaggacTCTGCACCCCCatcgctgctcctcctcccccctcaggcTCCCCTCACTGTCGCACCTCCCACCAACAACCTGCCACGAGTCCTCAGTAACCCTTCCCTCCTCAGACAATCTCCAggccctcctcctgctcctgctcctcctcctgctcctcctcctgctcctcctcctgctcctcccccccctcctcctcctcctgctcctcctcctcctgctcctccccctcctcctccccctccccctcctcctgctcctcccccgcctcctgctcctccccctgctcctgctcctccactctGGCCCCCGCCCCTCTTCTCTCTGGCTAATGCTATTTCTCTAGCCGTGAGTGTTGCTCACTCCTTCAGGCCTCCACCAGGAACCTCTAACCAGGGTTTCCTCCCCCAGTCTCCATCTCCCACATGCGCCCCCCCCCAGGCtaccctctctcctcctctgtctccatctctgggTTCTACCTTTGACCCAACCAGtcccacctccttctctgggccATTCTCCCCTTATCCACCCTACAGTGCCCCCATACCTCAGacagcccccacccccagcagGCAGGAAGCGTTGCCCCATTGGGCACTGGGCACCACCCAG ACCCCCAGTCACCAGAGAAAGGAGAGCTCATCACTGCCCCCCCATG AACCTGCCCCCCCGACTGgacccagtactcccagtgaaaccagtggtGTGAAAGAAGAGGATTCAGCTCCACACAGA GTgacctcctccagcccccccccactgtcaccTGGGCCCGAGG GGAAGCAAAAAGACTTCACTGTTGGTCGGTTCCAGGTGACACCCTttaaagccccgcccactgaccACAGCCACCCACGCCCTCCCCATCAGGTGACACCCTttaaagccccgcccactgaccACAGCCACCCACGCCCTCCCCATCAGGTGATGCCCATTCCCCACTCGCCTCCAgcttccagccaatcagagagctcTGAGAGCAGCGCCGAGGAACAAGGCCAAACAGGGGGCAGCATCACCTCTGTTCCATCTCCCGGGCATCTTCtgggttaccatgacaaccagagagtggagcagcaggacaggagggaggaagaggcgggGGAGGGCTCTGCTGACGGCTGGGCCACAAACAACCAGTTCAACCAGTGGTGGAACCGCTCAGCACCTTTAATTAGTTCTGAGGAATCCGACAGCGACCTTGAGGAGATGTGGGCGGAGCTCCACGAGCTCCGTGAAAG CAGTCCAGGAGTTCAAGTCCAACGTCTTCTCTCATGTCAGACACCTGGCGGAGGTGCAAAACCTGCAGGCCAATCAAAAACAAGAGATTGA